One Endozoicomonas gorgoniicola DNA window includes the following coding sequences:
- the ffh gene encoding signal recognition particle protein, which translates to MFENLTERLSQTLKNVTGKAKLSEDNIKETLREVRMALLEADVALPVVREFINRIKERAIGQEVQSSLSPGQAFVKIVQAELIEVMGAANDELNLSTQPPAVILMAGLQGAGKTTSVAKLSKFLKERHKKKVMVVSADVYRPAAIKQLETLAGEVGVDFFPSDIQQKPVDIANAAIHEARIGHYDVLIVDTAGRLHVDAGMMEEIQSLHSAINPVETLFVVDAMTGQDAANTAKAFGDALPLTGVILTKADGDARGGAALSVRHITGKPIKFMGVGEKTDALDPFHPDRIASRILGMGDVLSLIEEAEQKLDKKKADKLATKLKKGKGFDLEDFRDQLQQMKKMGGLAGVMDKLPGMPGMPGNMPGQMDNKIFVQMEAIINSMTPAERANPDIMNGSRKKRIAAGSGTQIQDINRLIKQHKQMSKMMKKVSKKGGMSKLMRGLGGMKGQMPGGMGGMMPPGGGKKFPF; encoded by the coding sequence ATGTTTGAGAATTTAACCGAACGCCTGTCGCAAACGTTAAAAAACGTGACCGGCAAGGCCAAGCTGTCTGAAGACAATATTAAAGAAACCCTGCGCGAAGTGCGCATGGCACTGCTGGAAGCGGACGTTGCCCTGCCAGTGGTCAGAGAATTCATCAATCGCATCAAGGAGCGAGCGATTGGTCAGGAAGTCCAGTCAAGCCTGAGTCCCGGCCAGGCGTTTGTAAAGATCGTTCAGGCTGAACTGATCGAGGTCATGGGCGCAGCCAACGACGAGCTGAACCTGTCTACCCAGCCTCCGGCGGTTATCCTGATGGCGGGTCTTCAGGGTGCGGGTAAAACCACCTCTGTCGCCAAACTGTCCAAATTCCTGAAAGAACGCCACAAGAAAAAGGTCATGGTGGTGTCTGCCGACGTTTACCGTCCGGCAGCGATCAAACAGCTGGAAACTCTGGCTGGCGAAGTCGGTGTTGACTTCTTCCCGTCCGACATCCAGCAAAAGCCCGTCGATATCGCCAACGCCGCCATTCATGAAGCCCGTATTGGTCATTACGACGTACTGATTGTCGATACCGCCGGTCGTTTGCATGTTGATGCCGGGATGATGGAGGAGATCCAGTCTCTGCACTCAGCCATCAACCCGGTGGAAACCCTGTTTGTGGTCGATGCCATGACGGGTCAGGACGCTGCTAACACCGCCAAGGCGTTTGGTGATGCCCTGCCACTGACCGGTGTCATCCTGACCAAGGCAGACGGTGATGCCCGTGGTGGTGCGGCTCTGTCCGTTCGCCATATTACCGGCAAACCCATCAAGTTTATGGGTGTCGGTGAAAAAACTGATGCCCTGGACCCGTTCCACCCGGATCGTATTGCTTCGAGAATTCTCGGCATGGGCGACGTTCTGTCGCTGATCGAAGAAGCCGAACAGAAGCTTGATAAGAAGAAAGCCGACAAACTGGCCACCAAGCTGAAAAAAGGCAAAGGCTTCGATCTCGAAGACTTCCGTGATCAGCTGCAGCAAATGAAGAAAATGGGTGGACTGGCCGGTGTAATGGACAAGCTGCCGGGCATGCCCGGTATGCCTGGCAATATGCCCGGACAGATGGATAATAAAATCTTTGTCCAGATGGAAGCGATCATCAACTCCATGACGCCAGCGGAACGTGCCAATCCGGACATTATGAACGGTTCCCGTAAAAAGCGTATTGCGGCCGGTTCCGGCACACAGATTCAGGACATCAATCGCCTGATCAAGCAGCACAAGCAGATGTCCAAGATGATGAAAAAGGTCTCTAAAAAAGGCGGCATGAGCAAACTGATGCGGGGTCTTGGTGGCATGAAAGGTCAGATGCCCGGCGGCATGGGCGGCATGATGCCACCGGGCGGCGGTAAAAAGTTCCCTTTCTGA